In Myxococcales bacterium, the following are encoded in one genomic region:
- a CDS encoding sulfatase, whose translation MTRLRLAAVTGGQTAITAWCLTIAAGLGRGLWLSRAAGYWREPWTRLAALTMAEAAETGLLAGFALALLLGVSAAANAALFRRRAAGFAASSGMIVAGAVGFAVLQRGFAAHFAAFLPAAYATAPGISPETVWRVFLPPLVERIATADPWPHWQTFVLGLGGLFIAGLLGGGLTALILSVLKRPRPETIALRWPWPAVLAVALGATAATMTLPSFAKSDGKHPDVILISIDTLRADSVGAYGASPSVTPRLDELAAGADLYRRVYAPSSWTIPSHASLLTGLAPWRHGAETMDARLPEEIVTLAERFAAAGYDTAAFVNSFLLSPRYGFGQGFRRYVTMPEESGAAVADEAARWLTGRSGRPVFLFVHLFDPHWPYGDPASSLPGAGAKDFHAFVEQALPTGEADRAAWRGQYLADVARADRAAGRVFDALRAAGRWEKAWVIVTGDHGEEFWEHGFLGHAITLYEEVLRVPLLVKRPEQAAAAAIERTVSLLDVPATLVNELALPGKADGDGLPLTVDAGASRDFLAASRLWGSPRFALIRDCRKGITDYQWRFGAFGGESPPRFYDLCSDPVESANLYRNSFSEQWMAGLFSLAGRLGGVFSPQAAEPRSLEKEQLRTLGYIQ comes from the coding sequence ATGACGCGCTTACGGCTGGCGGCCGTTACCGGCGGACAGACGGCGATTACAGCCTGGTGCCTGACGATCGCCGCCGGCCTGGGGCGCGGGCTCTGGCTTTCCCGCGCGGCGGGTTATTGGCGCGAACCATGGACGCGACTGGCCGCGCTGACGATGGCCGAAGCCGCCGAAACCGGGCTGCTGGCCGGGTTCGCGCTCGCCCTGTTGTTGGGCGTTTCGGCGGCCGCGAACGCCGCTTTGTTCCGGCGACGGGCGGCGGGTTTCGCGGCTTCGAGCGGCATGATCGTGGCGGGCGCCGTCGGTTTCGCCGTTCTGCAACGCGGCTTTGCCGCACATTTCGCCGCGTTCCTGCCGGCGGCCTACGCCACCGCGCCGGGCATTTCACCGGAAACGGTCTGGCGGGTCTTCCTACCACCGCTCGTCGAACGGATCGCCACGGCCGATCCCTGGCCGCATTGGCAGACGTTCGTCCTCGGTCTGGGGGGGTTGTTTATCGCCGGTCTGCTTGGCGGCGGCCTGACCGCGTTGATCCTTTCGGTTTTGAAACGTCCGCGGCCGGAAACGATCGCGCTACGGTGGCCGTGGCCGGCCGTGCTGGCCGTGGCGCTCGGCGCCACCGCCGCGACGATGACCCTGCCGTCGTTTGCCAAGAGCGACGGCAAGCATCCGGATGTGATCCTCATCAGCATCGATACGCTGCGGGCCGACAGCGTCGGCGCCTACGGCGCCTCGCCGTCGGTGACTCCCCGGCTCGACGAACTGGCGGCGGGGGCCGATCTTTATCGGCGCGTCTATGCGCCGTCGTCCTGGACGATTCCCAGCCACGCCAGTCTGTTGACCGGCCTGGCGCCTTGGCGCCACGGCGCCGAGACCATGGACGCGCGGCTGCCGGAGGAAATCGTGACCCTGGCAGAGCGGTTCGCCGCCGCGGGCTACGATACCGCCGCGTTCGTCAATTCCTTCCTGCTCAGCCCGCGCTACGGTTTCGGCCAGGGCTTTCGCCGTTACGTGACGATGCCCGAGGAAAGCGGCGCGGCGGTGGCGGACGAGGCGGCGCGCTGGCTGACCGGGCGGAGCGGCCGGCCGGTCTTTTTATTCGTGCATCTGTTCGATCCGCATTGGCCGTACGGCGACCCCGCTTCGTCGCTGCCGGGCGCCGGCGCCAAGGATTTTCACGCCTTCGTCGAACAGGCGCTGCCGACCGGTGAAGCCGATCGAGCCGCCTGGCGCGGGCAATACCTGGCCGATGTGGCACGGGCCGACCGCGCCGCCGGCCGGGTGTTCGACGCCCTGCGCGCCGCCGGTCGCTGGGAAAAGGCCTGGGTGATCGTGACCGGCGATCACGGCGAGGAATTCTGGGAGCACGGTTTTCTGGGCCACGCGATCACCCTCTACGAGGAGGTCTTGCGCGTCCCGCTGCTCGTCAAGCGGCCGGAACAAGCAGCGGCCGCCGCGATCGAGCGCACCGTGTCCTTGCTGGACGTGCCGGCGACCCTGGTGAACGAACTGGCGTTGCCGGGTAAGGCCGACGGGGATGGCTTGCCGCTGACCGTCGACGCCGGCGCGAGTCGCGATTTCCTGGCCGCGTCGAGACTGTGGGGATCGCCGCGTTTCGCCTTGATCCGCGACTGTCGGAAGGGTATAACCGACTACCAATGGCGCTTCGGCGCTTTCGGCGGGGAAAGCCCGC
- a CDS encoding inositol monophosphatase, with protein sequence MSISDLTLALEIALEAGELLQSHFGKAAVHHKGDKNLVTDADQAAEELIFKRLTAARPGDEVIAEEGSFVKGENTRCWYVDPLDGTNNYAHGFWIFAVSLGLVLDGELRVGVVHAPQLGQTFAARRGFGATLNGQPLRVSRTDKLSEAMLATGFPYARRTLKHNNLAEHDRVLMEVQDVRRVGVASLDLCWTAAGRWDGYWEMSLMPWDVAAGILICREAGGTVTNLAGEPVNLLQPDVVATNGLLHQDLLALLGGKK encoded by the coding sequence GTGAGCATCTCGGACTTGACCCTCGCGCTCGAAATCGCCCTCGAAGCCGGCGAATTGCTGCAAAGCCATTTCGGCAAGGCCGCCGTCCATCACAAGGGCGACAAGAATCTCGTCACCGATGCCGATCAGGCCGCCGAGGAATTGATCTTCAAGCGCCTGACCGCCGCCCGACCGGGCGACGAGGTGATCGCCGAGGAAGGCTCGTTCGTCAAGGGCGAAAACACGCGCTGTTGGTACGTTGATCCGCTCGACGGCACCAACAACTATGCGCATGGATTCTGGATTTTCGCCGTCAGTCTGGGTCTGGTATTGGACGGCGAGTTGCGGGTCGGCGTCGTGCATGCGCCGCAATTGGGGCAGACCTTCGCCGCCCGCCGTGGGTTCGGCGCCACGCTCAACGGTCAGCCGTTGCGCGTCAGCCGGACGGACAAATTGTCCGAAGCGATGCTGGCGACGGGTTTTCCCTACGCGCGCCGCACCTTGAAGCACAACAACCTGGCCGAGCACGATCGCGTGCTCATGGAAGTCCAGGACGTGCGGCGGGTCGGTGTGGCGTCGCTGGATCTGTGCTGGACCGCCGCCGGGCGTTGGGACGGCTACTGGGAAATGTCGTTGATGCCCTGGGACGTGGCGGCGGGGATTCTCATCTGCCGGGAAGCGGGCGGCACGGTGACCAACCTGGCCGGTGAGCCGGTCAACCTGCTGCAACCGGATGTGGTCGCCACCAACGGCCTGCTGCATCAGGATTTGCTGGCGTTGCTGGGCGGCAAAAAATAG
- the rpmA gene encoding 50S ribosomal protein L27: MAHKKAGGSSRNGRDSQGRRYGVKAYDGELVTGGTIIIRQLGTLIHPGLNVGMGRDYSLFAKIPGRVKFTRWGKDRKKAHIIPIEEALNETAPVKN, from the coding sequence ATGGCTCACAAGAAAGCGGGCGGCAGCAGTCGGAACGGTCGTGACAGCCAGGGCCGGCGCTACGGCGTGAAAGCCTATGACGGCGAATTGGTCACCGGCGGCACGATCATCATCCGCCAACTCGGAACCCTCATCCATCCGGGATTGAACGTGGGCATGGGCCGCGATTACAGCCTTTTTGCCAAGATTCCCGGCCGCGTGAAGTTCACCCGTTGGGGCAAGGATCGTAAAAAAGCGCACATCATTCCGATCGAAGAGGCGTTGAACGAGACGGCTCCCGTGAAAAATTAG
- the rplU gene encoding 50S ribosomal protein L21, with protein MYALIETGGQQFKVQEGDLLKVEKLAGGVGDKVELDKVMMIRGESDTKIGAPYLAGAKVIGEIVAQGKARKVVIFKYRRRKGFQKKRGHRQPFTQLKIAQILG; from the coding sequence ATGTATGCATTGATTGAAACCGGCGGACAGCAATTCAAGGTTCAGGAAGGCGACCTCCTGAAAGTCGAGAAACTGGCCGGCGGCGTCGGCGACAAGGTTGAGTTGGATAAGGTCATGATGATTCGCGGCGAGTCCGACACCAAGATCGGCGCTCCCTATCTGGCGGGCGCGAAGGTGATCGGCGAGATCGTCGCCCAGGGCAAGGCGCGCAAGGTCGTGATTTTCAAGTACCGCCGCCGCAAGGGCTTCCAGAAGAAGCGGGGTCATCGGCAACCGTTCACTCAACTGAAAATCGCCCAGATTCTGGGATAA
- a CDS encoding FHA domain-containing protein, with translation MFQLESSDDLGRKLVFPLVKVKTTIGRDPSSDIVLQDEDVSRHHCRLYVMNAQVKIKDEDSANGTFVNNVRVKDMIDVTVGAELIIGSNQFYLRSVEDLPEEENLQLTTMLTVDQLRDMTQSFDSLLDQMPPPSDQIATTMVADKEQLLENIYQKKINLKIHPSLEVIYGPDKGKKFLLTPGEHRIGRGGNCNIHLADPMISGVHATVEVDGASIIFTDEGSRNGSILNNKIVHTHPLHHKDVLVLGGTKMKFVYPLETKGDSYTPPAELPAEPPAVVSWLAKYGVWVTVGIAALALLIIIFVLYGLN, from the coding sequence ATGTTTCAGTTGGAATCCAGCGACGACCTAGGCCGCAAGCTGGTTTTTCCCCTCGTCAAGGTGAAAACGACCATCGGCCGCGATCCGAGCAGCGATATCGTGCTGCAGGATGAAGACGTGTCCCGCCACCATTGCCGCCTGTACGTGATGAACGCCCAGGTGAAAATCAAGGACGAGGATTCGGCCAACGGCACATTCGTCAACAATGTCCGGGTGAAGGACATGATCGACGTGACCGTCGGCGCCGAGCTCATCATCGGGTCGAACCAATTTTATCTCCGGTCCGTCGAAGACCTGCCGGAAGAGGAAAATCTGCAACTGACGACCATGCTGACGGTCGATCAACTTCGCGATATGACACAGAGTTTCGATAGTCTGCTCGACCAGATGCCTCCCCCGTCCGACCAGATCGCCACCACCATGGTCGCCGACAAGGAGCAACTGCTCGAAAACATCTACCAGAAGAAGATCAACCTGAAGATTCACCCGAGCCTGGAAGTGATTTACGGCCCGGACAAAGGCAAGAAGTTTCTGCTGACGCCCGGCGAACACCGCATCGGTCGCGGCGGCAATTGCAACATCCACCTCGCCGACCCGATGATCAGCGGCGTGCACGCCACCGTCGAGGTGGACGGCGCCAGCATCATCTTCACCGATGAAGGCAGCCGCAACGGTTCCATCCTTAATAACAAGATCGTCCACACCCACCCGCTGCATCACAAAGACGTGCTGGTGTTGGGCGGCACGAAGATGAAATTCGTCTATCCGCTGGAAACCAAAGGGGATTCTTACACTCCGCCGGCCGAACTGCCGGCCGAGCCGCCCGCGGTCGTATCCTGGCTGGCCAAATACGGCGTCTGGGTCACCGTCGGCATCGCCGCGCTGGCGCTGCTGATCATCATTTTCGTGCTGTACGGGTTGAATTGA
- a CDS encoding serine/threonine protein kinase, giving the protein MSETRQPPLLFQQIEPGIVLAGRYRILSSIGKGGMGFVYAAQEESLGIKRMVAIKVMPPQMMMDEGLLRRFREEIKIASGLDHPNIVPIYSLGEHHGVYFYVMKLLDGATAYQKLHKDGPFAEAEVRRLIAPIARALHYAHSKGVIHRDVKSNNIHISVDGFPTLMDFGIARGAEASELTLPGQVVGTAEYMSPEQWYGEVDGRSDIYSLGIVLFELATGQLPFRSKHTFELMKLHQEVPAPSPRSVAPQISPALERLILKCIAKDPAARFATAQLVAEALESPYDPNEVSAAVEIVAPAADGGEAPLSGSHTLLQESPVAELTGADKKVWHLCVQADEAYASGQIDVAIKLIGKAGKLSPDSNQVATRRTKYTKMKELTEQILARARKKLADGYPKQAIVDCENVLRCIPSPSAVALINQAQRQIAEAEKLVEKAQQLRAAGKIKAFTKSIAAAQRLNAELEYTSGTAIRPRPQPVKAPKPVKKKTGPPIFTRARVIGLSIFIAVVVLVLGIKPGLLYLADSRFIQNTEDSLFLSPASAYQLYKISSFLGFNAGQAEERLRLIQLKAKNHYVNQANQAVQSNDLGLAVEMLNKALKHDPTDAKLRDTLDLLQAKYQVQKSIGK; this is encoded by the coding sequence ATGAGCGAAACGCGACAGCCACCTTTGCTTTTTCAGCAGATAGAACCGGGCATCGTGCTGGCCGGCCGGTATCGGATATTATCGAGCATCGGCAAGGGCGGGATGGGCTTCGTTTACGCCGCGCAGGAGGAAAGCCTCGGCATCAAGCGGATGGTGGCGATCAAGGTGATGCCGCCGCAGATGATGATGGACGAGGGATTGCTGCGGCGTTTTCGCGAAGAGATCAAAATCGCCTCCGGCCTCGATCACCCGAACATCGTGCCGATCTACAGCCTGGGCGAGCACCACGGCGTCTATTTCTACGTGATGAAACTGCTCGACGGCGCGACCGCCTATCAAAAACTGCACAAGGACGGGCCGTTCGCCGAGGCCGAGGTGCGCCGGCTGATCGCCCCGATCGCCCGCGCCCTGCATTACGCGCATTCCAAGGGCGTGATCCATCGCGATGTGAAGAGCAACAATATCCACATCAGCGTGGACGGTTTCCCGACGCTGATGGATTTCGGCATCGCGCGCGGCGCGGAAGCCAGCGAATTGACGTTGCCGGGGCAGGTGGTCGGCACCGCCGAATACATGAGCCCGGAACAATGGTACGGCGAGGTCGACGGGCGCAGCGATATCTACAGCCTGGGGATCGTGCTGTTCGAACTGGCCACCGGGCAATTGCCGTTTCGCAGCAAACACACCTTCGAATTGATGAAGCTGCACCAGGAGGTGCCGGCGCCGTCGCCGCGTTCGGTGGCGCCGCAAATCTCGCCGGCGCTGGAACGGCTGATCCTGAAATGCATCGCCAAGGATCCGGCCGCCCGCTTTGCGACGGCGCAATTGGTGGCCGAGGCGCTGGAAAGCCCGTACGATCCGAACGAGGTGAGCGCGGCGGTCGAAATCGTGGCGCCGGCGGCGGACGGCGGCGAGGCGCCGTTGTCCGGTTCGCATACCCTGCTGCAGGAAAGCCCGGTCGCCGAACTGACCGGCGCGGATAAGAAGGTCTGGCATCTGTGCGTTCAAGCCGACGAGGCCTACGCATCCGGCCAGATCGATGTCGCGATCAAACTGATCGGCAAGGCGGGCAAACTCTCGCCCGACAGCAACCAGGTCGCGACCCGTCGCACCAAGTACACCAAAATGAAGGAACTGACCGAGCAGATCCTCGCGCGGGCACGGAAAAAACTGGCGGACGGGTATCCCAAACAGGCGATCGTCGATTGCGAAAACGTGTTGCGCTGCATTCCCTCGCCATCGGCCGTGGCGCTCATCAATCAAGCGCAGCGGCAGATCGCCGAGGCCGAAAAACTGGTCGAAAAAGCCCAGCAACTGCGCGCCGCCGGAAAAATCAAGGCCTTTACCAAAAGCATCGCCGCCGCCCAGCGGTTGAATGCCGAACTGGAATACACCTCCGGCACCGCGATTCGCCCGCGCCCGCAGCCGGTCAAGGCGCCAAAGCCGGTCAAGAAGAAAACCGGGCCGCCGATTTTCACCCGCGCGCGGGTCATCGGGCTGTCGATTTTTATCGCGGTGGTCGTTTTGGTGCTCGGTATCAAGCCCGGGCTGCTCTACCTGGCGGACAGCCGCTTCATACAAAACACAGAGGATTCCCTCTTCCTATCGCCGGCAAGCGCCTATCAATTGTACAAAATATCGAGCTTTTTGGGCTTCAATGCCGGCCAGGCGGAGGAACGACTGCGGCTGATCCAACTCAAAGCGAAAAACCACTACGTCAATCAGGCCAATCAGGCTGTGCAGTCCAATGACCTGGGACTGGCCGTTGAAATGTTGAATAAGGCTTTGAAGCACGATCCGACCGACGCCAAACTCCGCGATACGTTGGATCTGTTGCAAGCCAAATATCAAGTACAGAAAAGTATTGGAAAATGA
- a CDS encoding PAS domain S-box protein, which translates to MSISKKIIAALALVVLVLILVLYLGSRIFLLHSFNELERASVKKSTLQVASTMQEMFKEVRSMASDWSAWDDTYQFVQDHNPAYIQSNMMNTSFVSLRMNLIMVIDKNAKMVTGKTFDLQSGKEIPIPPKILEILHPGEPLLNLATPQDSHVGLFLLPDSEMVVATRPIVTSNNEGPIQGTLLMGRFLRASYILRLAEITQTTIKLQRLDDPNPPADFARIRPTINPREPVQTLVQSGKVISGYCFLNDIYGRPALLMRVDLPRTIYQRGIDSLTYILLSLATLGLCFGLMTYILLRQTVLNRLDFLHQRVREIGASGDPNARIELSGGDELTGLSVELNRMLETLGKSQLAWRESEARYRTLFDSASDAIFIHDAEGNILEANQAACERLKYTREELQHTQIDHIEDGEFGLPFPLRIARLKERGQLFSDAIHIAKDGTQMLVELNSRLLDYGGKTAVLSVARDITERKRAEEALKYSEKKYRMLYTTMSEGMALYEILFDDNGRPLDYQVLDVNPAYEQILNRPREAAIGSKASVVDDVTPSSYIDIYAKVAFTGQPEFFDYYSTVFQKHFAISVFSPGRGRFAVLFSDITERKRTEERLRLMQFSIDHAAEAIFWIAPDGRIIYVNEAVGALLGYSLEEMLQKNVFVLNPSLSPEAWAEQWRKAKALGTISIETSLLKQDGEYVPLDITFSYQQFEGTEYCFAFAHDITERQQAELEKSALQAQLSQEQKMDAIGRLAGGIAHDFNNILTGIQGYSELLLQTMPEADGSRNEVLEIRKAADRAAGLTQQLLAFSRKQVIAPQVLNINQLITEMRKMAGRLVGEDIQFEFKLSEKLGLTKIDPHQFDQMMINLMVNARDAMPQGGKLVIETQNFWIDSSPLNKSAEIPPGAYIRLSISDSGSGIDKETIKHLFEPFFTTKAQGKGTGLGLAMVYGIVKQNDGYINVYSEAGLGTTIKIYLPRQDEEEAQARPAAPASNLPRGKETILLVEDEDMVRSLTRKLLTLHGYHVVEASQGEAAVQISRQHPESIDLLLTDVIMPQMNGKELFKILQTQRPQLKLLYMSGYSEAIIAHHGVLEDAANFIQKPFTLENLLKKVRAVLDAKV; encoded by the coding sequence TTGTCGATATCGAAAAAAATCATTGCCGCCCTGGCTTTGGTTGTTTTGGTATTGATTCTGGTTCTGTACCTCGGCTCCCGCATCTTTCTGCTGCATAGTTTTAACGAATTGGAACGCGCTTCCGTAAAAAAGAGCACGCTGCAAGTCGCTTCCACCATGCAGGAAATGTTCAAAGAAGTCCGGTCGATGGCCTCCGATTGGTCCGCCTGGGACGACACCTACCAGTTCGTCCAGGATCACAATCCCGCCTATATCCAATCCAACATGATGAATACGAGCTTCGTCAGCCTGCGAATGAACCTCATCATGGTGATCGACAAAAACGCGAAAATGGTCACCGGCAAGACCTTCGACCTTCAATCGGGAAAGGAAATCCCGATTCCGCCGAAAATCCTCGAAATCCTCCATCCGGGGGAGCCGCTGCTGAATCTGGCGACGCCGCAGGATTCCCATGTCGGCTTGTTCCTGTTGCCGGATTCGGAAATGGTGGTGGCCACGCGCCCGATCGTCACTTCCAACAACGAGGGGCCGATTCAAGGCACCCTGCTGATGGGACGATTTCTGCGCGCCAGCTATATTCTGCGGCTGGCGGAAATCACGCAAACGACAATCAAGCTGCAGCGTCTCGACGATCCGAATCCGCCGGCCGATTTCGCCCGTATCCGCCCGACGATCAACCCGCGAGAGCCGGTGCAAACGCTCGTCCAATCGGGAAAAGTCATCTCCGGCTATTGTTTCCTCAACGACATCTACGGCCGGCCGGCGCTGCTGATGCGGGTCGATCTGCCCCGCACGATTTACCAGCGCGGCATCGACAGCCTGACTTACATTCTCCTTTCGCTGGCGACCCTGGGGCTTTGTTTCGGTTTGATGACCTATATTCTGCTGCGTCAGACGGTGCTCAACCGGCTGGACTTCCTGCACCAGCGCGTCCGCGAAATCGGCGCCAGCGGCGACCCCAACGCCCGCATCGAATTATCCGGCGGCGACGAATTGACCGGTTTATCGGTCGAACTCAATCGCATGCTGGAGACGCTCGGCAAATCGCAACTGGCCTGGCGCGAATCGGAAGCGCGGTATCGCACGTTGTTCGACAGCGCCAGCGACGCGATTTTCATTCACGACGCCGAAGGCAACATACTCGAAGCCAATCAGGCGGCCTGCGAACGCCTGAAATACACGCGGGAAGAATTGCAGCATACGCAAATCGACCACATCGAGGACGGTGAATTCGGGCTGCCGTTCCCGCTGCGCATCGCCCGCCTGAAAGAGCGCGGCCAGCTCTTTTCCGACGCCATCCACATCGCCAAGGACGGCACGCAAATGTTGGTTGAACTCAACAGCCGACTGCTGGACTACGGGGGCAAAACGGCGGTGCTCAGCGTCGCCCGCGACATCACCGAGCGCAAGCGGGCCGAGGAAGCGCTCAAATACAGCGAAAAGAAATACCGCATGCTCTACACCACGATGAGCGAGGGCATGGCGCTGTACGAGATCCTCTTCGACGACAACGGGCGGCCGCTCGATTACCAGGTGCTCGACGTCAACCCGGCTTATGAGCAAATCCTGAACCGCCCGCGGGAAGCGGCCATCGGTTCGAAGGCCTCGGTAGTGGACGACGTGACCCCCTCCAGCTACATCGACATTTACGCCAAGGTGGCGTTCACCGGACAGCCGGAATTCTTCGACTACTATTCGACGGTTTTCCAAAAACACTTCGCCATTTCCGTCTTTTCGCCGGGCCGCGGCCGCTTCGCCGTGCTGTTCTCGGACATCACCGAGCGCAAGCGGACCGAAGAGCGGTTGCGACTGATGCAATTTTCCATCGATCACGCCGCCGAGGCGATTTTCTGGATCGCGCCGGACGGCCGGATCATTTACGTCAACGAAGCCGTCGGCGCCCTGCTCGGCTATTCGTTGGAAGAAATGCTGCAAAAGAACGTCTTCGTCCTCAATCCCTCCCTCTCCCCGGAGGCTTGGGCCGAGCAATGGCGAAAAGCCAAGGCGCTGGGCACCATCTCCATCGAAACCTCCCTCCTCAAGCAAGACGGCGAATACGTCCCGCTGGACATTACTTTCTCCTATCAACAGTTCGAAGGCACCGAGTACTGCTTCGCCTTTGCCCACGACATCACCGAGCGCCAACAAGCCGAGTTGGAAAAGTCGGCGTTGCAGGCCCAATTGTCCCAGGAGCAGAAAATGGACGCCATCGGCCGCCTGGCAGGCGGGATCGCGCACGACTTCAACAACATCCTGACCGGCATCCAGGGCTACTCCGAACTACTGCTGCAAACCATGCCGGAAGCCGACGGTTCGCGAAACGAAGTGCTGGAAATCCGCAAAGCCGCCGACCGGGCCGCCGGATTGACGCAACAGTTGCTGGCCTTCAGCCGCAAACAGGTGATCGCGCCGCAGGTACTCAACATCAATCAACTCATCACCGAAATGAGGAAAATGGCCGGTCGGCTGGTCGGCGAGGACATCCAATTCGAATTCAAGCTGAGTGAAAAACTGGGCCTGACGAAAATCGATCCGCATCAATTCGATCAAATGATGATCAACCTGATGGTCAACGCGCGCGACGCCATGCCGCAAGGCGGTAAACTGGTCATCGAGACCCAGAATTTCTGGATCGATTCCTCGCCGCTGAACAAATCCGCGGAGATTCCTCCCGGCGCCTACATCCGGCTCAGCATCAGCGACAGCGGCAGCGGCATCGACAAGGAAACGATCAAGCACCTGTTCGAACCGTTTTTCACCACGAAGGCGCAGGGGAAGGGAACGGGGCTGGGTCTGGCGATGGTCTACGGCATCGTTAAACAGAACGACGGGTATATCAACGTATATTCGGAAGCCGGCCTCGGCACGACGATCAAAATCTACCTGCCCCGCCAGGACGAGGAAGAGGCGCAGGCGCGGCCGGCGGCCCCGGCGAGCAACCTGCCGCGCGGCAAAGAAACGATTTTACTGGTCGAGGACGAGGACATGGTCCGCAGCTTGACCCGGAAGCTGTTGACCTTGCACGGCTATCACGTCGTCGAAGCCTCGCAGGGCGAGGCCGCCGTGCAGATCAGCCGCCAGCACCCCGAATCCATCGACCTGTTGCTGACCGATGTGATCATGCCGCAGATGAATGGCAAGGAACTATTCAAAATCCTCCAAACCCAGCGCCCGCAACTGAAGCTGCTCTATATGTCGGGCTATTCCGAGGCGATCATCGCCCACCATGGCGTACTGGAAGACGCCGCCAATTTCATTCAAAAACCTTTCACCCTCGAAAACCTGCTGAAGAAAGTGCGCGCGGTCTTGGACGCCAAAGTATAA
- a CDS encoding methyltransferase domain-containing protein encodes MDIPRIFNISESAHRIHNPFTPEKLATLGAVLRLESGTRVLDLGSGSGEMLCTWARDYGIRGIGIDLSRLFSEQAKRRAEELGVADRVEFIHGDAAGYITDEKVGVAACAGATWIGGGVAGTIELLAKSLRFGGIILIGEPYWLRLPPTEEVAKGCGAESIADFLMLPELVASFGDLGYDVVEMVLADREGWDRYEAAKWLTMRRWLEANPDDDFATEVRTRLTLEPKRYVAYTREYLGWGVFALMAR; translated from the coding sequence TTGGATATCCCGCGTATCTTCAACATTTCCGAAAGCGCTCACCGCATCCATAACCCGTTCACACCGGAAAAGCTCGCCACTCTCGGCGCGGTGTTGCGCCTGGAATCGGGGACTCGGGTGCTCGACCTCGGCAGCGGGTCGGGCGAGATGCTGTGTACCTGGGCCCGCGATTACGGAATCCGCGGCATCGGCATCGACCTGAGCCGCTTGTTCTCCGAGCAGGCGAAACGCCGGGCGGAAGAACTCGGTGTCGCCGATCGCGTCGAATTCATCCACGGCGACGCGGCCGGCTACATCACCGATGAAAAGGTCGGGGTGGCCGCCTGTGCCGGCGCGACGTGGATCGGCGGGGGAGTCGCCGGCACCATCGAGCTTCTGGCCAAGAGTCTCCGCTTCGGAGGAATCATCCTCATCGGCGAGCCCTACTGGCTGCGGTTGCCGCCGACGGAAGAAGTTGCCAAAGGATGCGGCGCCGAATCCATCGCCGACTTTCTCATGCTTCCAGAACTTGTCGCGTCTTTCGGCGATCTCGGCTACGACGTGGTGGAAATGGTACTGGCTGACCGGGAGGGCTGGGATCGGTACGAGGCGGCCAAGTGGCTCACCATGCGTCGCTGGCTCGAAGCGAATCCCGACGATGATTTCGCAACGGAGGTTCGAACCCGACTGACCTTGGAGCCAAAACGCTACGTCGCGTACACGCGTGAATATCTTGGCTGGGGCGTGTTCGCGCTGATGGCGCGGTGA